The Dehalococcoidales bacterium genomic sequence TCCCTGGGCTGAGGCCGGAAGACAACACCGGGAACCGGTTCAGCGGATTTCACCCGCTCCGCTACCTTGCCCAGCAGTTTCACCGCCGCAGCCATAAGCTCAGGTACGCCCTCGCCACTCATCGCGGAGAGGAAAAAAACCGGGGTTCCGGCGCGGCTGAAAAGCTCCTTCAACTCGGCCAACCGTGCGCTGACCTGGGGCAGGTCGACCTTGTTTACCGCCACGAGCTGAGGCTTTTGCGCCAGGGCCGGGTCAAATAAGCTGAGCTCCGCATTGACCCGCAGCATATCTTCCACGGGAGACGCCGAGGCGCCATCTATCAGGTGGATCAGTATTTTGGTACGCAGAGCGTGGCGCAGGAAATCATGCCCCAGCCCCCGTCCCAGGTGAGCGTCATCAATCAGCCCCGGCACCTCAGCCAGGACAAAGCTCCGCTGATTGACCTCAACCAGCCCCAGTACCGGCTCAAGAGTGGTGAAGGGATAACCGGCTATTTTAGGTCTGGCCGCGGAGGCGGCTGTCAGCAGGGTGGACTTACCGACGTTGGGATAACCGATAATGCCGGCATCGGCAATAAGCCTTAGCTCCAGTACCAGCGAGATCTCTTCCCCGGCCTCTCCCTTTTGCGCCAGCTGCGGCGCCTGATTGGTTGATGAGGCAAAGTGAACATTACCCAGCCCCCCTCTGCCTCCTCTGGCTACCACCGCCTGCTGGCCGGGTAACTCCAGATCAGCAACCATCTCTCCACTACCGGATGGTGTATTCCTCCAGGCAACGCAGCCCGCCGGCACCCCTAATACCAGGTCCTTCCCCTTCTTGCCGTGCTGCTTCTTGCCCTTCCCATTCTCGCCCCTGCCCGCCGAATATACCTTTTTCCCCCTGAACATACGCAGGTCGGTAATTCCGGCGTCAGCCAGAATAATTACGTCTCCACCATCTCCACCATCACCGCCGTCAGGACCGCCAAATTCAGCATACTTCTCATGCCGGAAACTCACCGCGCCATCACCGCCACCGCCAGCCCTTACTGTTATCTCTACTTTATCAAACACGCTTAATAATTAATAAACTCCTATAGTTTTATAAGTACTTTTACTTAGATTAGTATTAGTAATATTAGCACGAATTGACGCAGGGTTAAAATCTGGCACCGGGTTAGGGAAAGAGACGATAATACACAGGGCGGTTTTGGAAGTTATGAAAAGGCAGCCGGACTTATCAAATTTTACAGGGTGATTGGTTGAAAAGTGAGGAAAAGTTAGGTAAAGAGAGGTTAGTCAGCGGGGGAAACAACATGTAACCCTTGTTGGATTTCAAATATTTTCCGTCTCAGGGATGGAATGTTGTTGATATCACTGGATATTTTTTGATAAGCATAGCTGACTGTCGCCGGACTTCTACCCCCCAGTTCCCGCCCGATTTCGGCCAGTGAACACTCGGTTTCCTGCCTGATGAGATACATCGTCACCTGGCGTGCCAGGGCGGTCTCAGCATCCCTTTTCCGTCCCTTGAGGTCGGCCGGAGTGAGCTGGAAACTGCTCACCACGGCTTCCATTATCAGAGCGGGTGTGACCGGGGCGGCTTTCGTTTCATTATCGGCGATATCCTTCAGCACCTGGGCGGCCAGGGCCGGAGTGAGCATGGTCCTGACCAGCCGGGCGTAAGCGACAACGCGATTTAGAGAGCCTTCCAGCGCCCTGATGTTCTGCTGAATCTGGAGGGCGATAAGTTCGAGCACGTCCTCGGAAATGTCGATGGGTTCCTGTTTGGCCCTGGCCTGCAGGATGGCAAGGCGTGTCTCAAAGTCGGGCGCTTGAACATCGGTAACTAATCCCCATTCCAGCCGGGAACGCAGCCGTTCCGGCAGCAGGGCTATGGACCTGGGGGGACGGTCACAGGTGATGGCAATCTGGCGGTTAGCGTCATGCAGCTCATTGAAGGTGTGGAAGAAGTTTTCTCCGGTCTGCTTTTTACCGCTGAAAAACTGGACATCGTCAACCAGCAGCATATCAACGCTGCGGTATTTATTGCGGAAAGCCTCGGTTTTATTCTCGCGGATTGCCTGCATCAGGTCGTTGGTATATTTTTCGGCGCTGACGTAGAGGACATTCATATTGTTGGCTACGGACATATTGCCGATAGCCTGTAAAAGGTGGGTCTTGCCCAGTCCCGCCCCGCCGTAGATAAAGAGCGGGTTGTAGCTGTGTCCCGGGTTTTGGGCTACCCCCAGGGCGGCAGCGTGGGCTAGCTGGTTGCTGCTGCCGGTGACGAAGGAACTGAAAGTATACTTCGGGTTAAGCAGGGGAAAGCTGGCCTGCTGCGCCGGGATATTTTTCTCCCGGATGCTCCTCGCAGGGTACTGTTGGTAGGAGTCTATCCTGAACTGTACCCGGACTTCGTGCCGGGTGAGACCGGTAAGCACTCTTTCAATCAAGGAACGCTGGTTCTTCTCCAGATACTCAGCGACGAAGGTATTGGGTACGGCAACGGCAAACTGACCGTCTTGATAGCTTAGACCTGCGGTGTTTGCCAGCCAGGTGCGGTAGTTTGGGGCGTTGACCTGGATTTGGAGTTCTCCTAAGGCAGCTTTCCAGATTTGCTGCGCTGACCTGATTTCCGTCAAAGCATTCTCCGTTTTCGGTACCCTTAAAGATTTAACCCCCAAAGATGAGGCGTCATTCAGGCTCTTTCAGTGATGATGGTAACAACCGGGGCTAGTTAGCGGGGAACATTACCAAGGATAATACCGGCCATCCTTACTGGCAAGGTTTGTGTCACTGGTTGCTGGTCAGTTTCGGCCTATCCTTTGCTCTTGCAAGGTCTGTCAGGCTTCTGGTTTTGACCAGTATTTCACTGATAGGCGTGGGGGGAATTGTTGTTATCGAAAATATTTGATGTTACAATTACTGGCGGGAGGACTGGGTTTGCGAGTTATTTTTATGGGTACTCCCGAGTTCGCCGTGCCTTCTCTGGAGCGGCTAATTCTCGATCAATACCAGGTGGTGTCCGTTTATACTCAGCCTGACAGAGCGGCGGGCAGGGGCCGTTCTCTGGTCTCTTCCCCGGTAAAGAGGGCGGCGCTGGAGCGGAACCTCCCCGTTCTGCAACCGGTCAATTTTAAGGATAAGGCGGCTGTGTCGCAACTGGCTGAGCTGCAGCCTGATGTGCTGGTCGTGGCTGCCTTTGGTCAAATTCTACCGCAGGCG encodes the following:
- the obgE gene encoding GTPase ObgE, which codes for MFDKVEITVRAGGGGDGAVSFRHEKYAEFGGPDGGDGGDGGDVIILADAGITDLRMFRGKKVYSAGRGENGKGKKQHGKKGKDLVLGVPAGCVAWRNTPSGSGEMVADLELPGQQAVVARGGRGGLGNVHFASSTNQAPQLAQKGEAGEEISLVLELRLIADAGIIGYPNVGKSTLLTAASAARPKIAGYPFTTLEPVLGLVEVNQRSFVLAEVPGLIDDAHLGRGLGHDFLRHALRTKILIHLIDGASASPVEDMLRVNAELSLFDPALAQKPQLVAVNKVDLPQVSARLAELKELFSRAGTPVFFLSAMSGEGVPELMAAAVKLLGKVAERVKSAEPVPGVVFRPQPRDAGVTVSRDGDTFVVNAPALERIVSRVDMGNPEVRRQLRQQISRLGVSKALEKAGVSPGDKVRCGGVEWEW
- the dnaA gene encoding chromosomal replication initiator protein DnaA, encoding MTEIRSAQQIWKAALGELQIQVNAPNYRTWLANTAGLSYQDGQFAVAVPNTFVAEYLEKNQRSLIERVLTGLTRHEVRVQFRIDSYQQYPARSIREKNIPAQQASFPLLNPKYTFSSFVTGSSNQLAHAAALGVAQNPGHSYNPLFIYGGAGLGKTHLLQAIGNMSVANNMNVLYVSAEKYTNDLMQAIRENKTEAFRNKYRSVDMLLVDDVQFFSGKKQTGENFFHTFNELHDANRQIAITCDRPPRSIALLPERLRSRLEWGLVTDVQAPDFETRLAILQARAKQEPIDISEDVLELIALQIQQNIRALEGSLNRVVAYARLVRTMLTPALAAQVLKDIADNETKAAPVTPALIMEAVVSSFQLTPADLKGRKRDAETALARQVTMYLIRQETECSLAEIGRELGGRSPATVSYAYQKISSDINNIPSLRRKIFEIQQGLHVVSPAD